In a single window of the Nocardioides sp. L-11A genome:
- a CDS encoding class I SAM-dependent methyltransferase — protein MVTTPPPGAGDDALLAFVRESPIRRRAIVDHVRAWSRTLQPGSEVLDVGAGTAPYRAFFDHCRYRTHDWENSVHGGDVDVVGDLESGLTIPGGAFDGVLCTEVIEHTATPGRALAEIRRLLRPGGSLALTVPFVVPLHEEPFDFWRPTSHGLHRTLDHAGFTSIDVRPMTGWFGTAGEALRDYAFATTDPTGEVSVPQRLAIQGAKLSAVALGRWSHRLDRLDRRRALPVGWTVVCAAAASTPEHEEGTDDTR, from the coding sequence GTGGTCACGACTCCTCCACCGGGCGCCGGCGACGACGCCCTGCTCGCCTTCGTCCGCGAGAGTCCCATCCGGCGCAGGGCGATCGTCGACCATGTCCGGGCGTGGTCACGCACGCTCCAGCCCGGGTCCGAGGTCCTCGACGTCGGCGCCGGCACCGCCCCCTACCGCGCGTTCTTCGACCACTGCCGCTATCGGACCCACGACTGGGAGAACTCCGTCCACGGCGGCGACGTCGACGTCGTGGGTGACCTGGAGTCCGGCCTCACCATCCCCGGCGGCGCCTTCGACGGCGTTCTCTGCACCGAGGTCATCGAGCACACGGCGACTCCGGGACGTGCCCTGGCTGAGATCCGGCGCCTCCTCCGCCCAGGCGGCTCACTGGCGCTGACGGTTCCCTTCGTCGTCCCGCTCCACGAGGAGCCGTTCGACTTCTGGCGGCCCACCTCCCACGGTCTGCACAGGACGTTGGACCACGCGGGCTTCACGTCGATCGATGTCCGCCCGATGACGGGGTGGTTCGGCACCGCGGGCGAGGCACTGCGCGACTACGCCTTCGCGACGACGGATCCCACCGGTGAGGTCTCCGTCCCGCAGCGTCTGGCGATCCAGGGTGCCAAACTGTCCGCGGTCGCCCTCGGCCGATGGTCCCACCGGCTCGACCGCCTCGACCGGCGGCGCGCCCTGCCGGTGGGTTGGACGGTCGTGTGCGCCGCGGCGGCGTCGACGCCCGAGCACGAGGAAGGAACTGACGACACCCGATGA
- the coxB gene encoding cytochrome c oxidase subunit II, translating into MGWWHPERTRGAQRRSRRAIPLAGFVVLALALSGCSTDSQWERFGMPEIKSEQGEHILQLWQGAWIAALIIGVITWALIIGVPLWFRRRSDDEVPVQTRYNLPIEIFYTIFPVIMVIAFFAQTVRVQNLALEHVNPDVVVKVVGQKWSWTFNYPDSVETDEGTNVFVSGTGEDIPTLVIPVDKTVEFQLYSPDVIHNFGIPAFAMRMDVVPGNDNSYQVTPTETGEYAGKCYELCGAYHSRMLFNVKVVTQSEYDAFLADLAKDPAHISETPVLGGKYSTELINNDDEGEEE; encoded by the coding sequence GTGGGCTGGTGGCACCCCGAGCGCACGCGTGGCGCGCAGCGACGTTCCCGTCGCGCGATCCCGCTCGCCGGATTCGTCGTACTCGCGCTCGCGCTGTCCGGCTGCTCGACCGATTCCCAGTGGGAGCGGTTCGGCATGCCGGAGATCAAGTCCGAGCAGGGCGAGCACATCCTGCAGTTGTGGCAGGGCGCGTGGATCGCCGCGCTGATCATCGGTGTGATCACCTGGGCGCTGATCATCGGCGTGCCGCTGTGGTTCCGCCGGCGCAGCGACGACGAGGTCCCGGTGCAGACCCGCTACAACCTGCCGATCGAGATCTTCTACACGATCTTCCCGGTCATCATGGTCATCGCGTTCTTCGCGCAGACCGTCCGGGTGCAGAACCTCGCGCTCGAGCACGTCAACCCCGACGTCGTGGTGAAGGTCGTCGGCCAGAAGTGGTCGTGGACGTTCAACTACCCCGACTCGGTCGAGACCGACGAGGGCACCAACGTCTTCGTCTCGGGCACCGGCGAGGACATCCCGACGCTGGTCATCCCGGTCGACAAGACCGTCGAGTTCCAGCTCTACAGCCCCGACGTCATCCACAACTTCGGCATCCCGGCCTTCGCGATGCGCATGGACGTCGTGCCGGGCAACGACAACTCCTACCAGGTGACCCCCACCGAGACCGGTGAGTACGCCGGCAAGTGCTACGAGCTCTGCGGCGCGTACCACTCGCGGATGCTCTTCAACGTCAAGGTCGTCACCCAGTCCGAGTACGACGCCTTCCTGGCCGACCTCGCGAAGGACCCGGCGCACATCTCGGAGACGCCGGTGCTGGGTGGCAAGTACTCCACCGAGCTCATCAACAACGACGACGAGGGAGAGGAAGAGTGA
- the ctaD gene encoding cytochrome c oxidase subunit I — protein sequence MTTLARSADFPERKPLGQQLVRIMTTTDHKLIGNLYFGTAMAWFMAGGIMALLIRSELAYPGSQLVNEELYNQLFTMHGTIMLLLFATPLFFGFGNAIMPLQIGAPDVAFPRLNMFSYWLYLFGGLIAGAGFLTPGGAASFGWFAYTPLSDSVNSPGAGGDLWIMGLWMAGLGTILGAVNFITTIICMRAPGMTMFRMPIFVWTVLITAILVLIAFPILAGALLSLEADRQLGAHVFDTSHGGAILWQHLFWFFGHPEVYIIALPFFGIVSEILPVFSRKPIFGYVGLVGATLGIAILSVAVWAHHMFVTGAVNLPFFSGMTFLIAVPTGVKFFNWIGTMWGGSVRMDTPMLWSIGFLTTFLFGGLTGIILASPPLDFHVSDSYFVVAHFHYTVFGTVVFAMFAGFYFWWPKFTGRMLDERLGKIHFWLLFIGFHTTFLIQHWLGIEGMARRYADYLPKDGFTTLNQISTIGAFILASSMLPFFYNVYVSRKGPLVNTDDPWGWGRSLEWATSCPPPRHNFHSIPRIRSESPAFDLHHPEIAAIEMYDEPVAAGPGAKEVDA from the coding sequence GTGACCACTCTCGCGCGTTCCGCGGACTTCCCCGAGCGCAAGCCGCTGGGGCAGCAGCTCGTCCGCATCATGACGACCACCGATCACAAGCTGATCGGCAACCTGTACTTCGGCACTGCCATGGCCTGGTTCATGGCGGGCGGCATCATGGCGCTGCTCATCCGGTCCGAGCTCGCCTACCCGGGCAGCCAGCTGGTCAACGAGGAGCTCTACAACCAGCTTTTCACCATGCACGGCACGATCATGCTGCTGCTGTTCGCCACCCCGCTGTTCTTCGGGTTCGGCAACGCGATCATGCCGCTGCAGATCGGCGCGCCCGACGTGGCGTTCCCGCGCCTCAACATGTTCAGCTACTGGCTGTACCTGTTCGGCGGCCTGATCGCCGGCGCGGGCTTCCTCACCCCGGGCGGCGCGGCCTCCTTCGGCTGGTTCGCCTACACCCCGCTGTCCGACTCGGTCAACAGCCCCGGTGCCGGTGGCGACCTGTGGATCATGGGTCTGTGGATGGCCGGTCTCGGCACCATCCTCGGTGCGGTCAACTTCATCACCACGATCATCTGCATGCGTGCCCCCGGCATGACCATGTTCCGGATGCCGATCTTCGTCTGGACCGTGCTGATCACCGCGATCCTGGTGCTCATCGCCTTCCCGATCCTCGCCGGCGCGCTGCTCTCCCTCGAGGCCGATCGACAGCTCGGGGCCCATGTGTTCGACACATCGCACGGTGGGGCGATCCTGTGGCAACACCTGTTCTGGTTCTTCGGGCATCCGGAGGTCTACATCATCGCGCTGCCGTTCTTCGGCATCGTGTCCGAGATCCTGCCGGTCTTCAGCCGCAAGCCGATCTTCGGCTACGTCGGCCTGGTCGGCGCGACGCTCGGCATCGCGATCCTGTCGGTGGCGGTGTGGGCCCACCACATGTTCGTCACCGGCGCGGTGAACCTACCGTTCTTCTCCGGTATGACGTTCTTGATCGCGGTCCCGACCGGCGTGAAGTTCTTCAACTGGATCGGCACGATGTGGGGCGGGTCCGTACGCATGGACACACCCATGCTCTGGTCGATCGGCTTCCTCACGACCTTCCTCTTCGGTGGCCTGACGGGCATCATCCTGGCCAGCCCGCCGCTGGACTTCCACGTCTCCGACTCCTACTTCGTGGTGGCGCACTTCCACTACACGGTGTTCGGCACGGTTGTGTTCGCGATGTTCGCGGGCTTCTACTTCTGGTGGCCGAAGTTCACCGGGCGGATGCTGGACGAGCGGCTCGGCAAGATCCACTTCTGGCTGCTGTTCATCGGCTTCCACACGACCTTCCTCATCCAGCACTGGCTGGGCATCGAGGGCATGGCCCGTCGCTACGCCGACTACCTGCCCAAGGACGGCTTCACCACGCTGAACCAGATCTCGACCATCGGCGCGTTCATTCTCGCCTCCTCGATGCTGCCGTTCTTCTACAACGTCTACGTCTCCCGCAAGGGTCCACTGGTCAACACCGACGACCCATGGGGCTGGGGCCGGTCGCTGGAGTGGGCCACGAGCTGCCCGCCGCCGCGCCACAACTTCCACTCGATCCCGCGGATCCGCTCGGAGTCGCCGGCGTTCGACCTCCACCACCCGGAGATCGCCGCCATCGAGATGTATGACGAGCCGGTCGCCGCGGGCCCCGGTGCCAAGGAGGTCGACGCCTGA
- a CDS encoding DUF4334 domain-containing protein, translated as MTDIRTRFDDLRAAEHATPADLDALWADLATVRVDEMLGPWRGGDFATGHVASTVLKKVRWHGKRFDSPLAAVPLVCRDENGELYSNLEAGGGGEASLWPVGFRGEVTATMVYDKMPVLDHFKKVDHHTVMGIMNGKLAGTFGIDALYYFWLERDV; from the coding sequence GTGACGGACATCAGGACGCGATTCGACGACCTCCGGGCGGCGGAGCATGCGACTCCCGCCGACCTCGACGCCCTCTGGGCCGATCTCGCGACCGTCCGGGTCGACGAGATGCTGGGGCCCTGGCGCGGCGGCGACTTCGCCACCGGGCATGTCGCCAGCACCGTGCTCAAGAAGGTGCGGTGGCACGGCAAGCGGTTCGACAGCCCGCTCGCGGCGGTGCCGCTGGTGTGCCGCGACGAGAACGGCGAGCTGTACTCCAACCTCGAGGCTGGAGGCGGCGGAGAGGCGTCGCTGTGGCCGGTCGGCTTCCGCGGCGAGGTCACCGCCACGATGGTCTACGACAAGATGCCGGTCCTCGACCACTTCAAGAAGGTCGACCACCACACCGTGATGGGCATCATGAACGGCAAGCTGGCCGGCACCTTCGGCATCGACGCCCTCTACTACTTCTGGCTGGAGCGTGACGTATGA
- a CDS encoding NAD(P)-dependent alcohol dehydrogenase has translation MRTTAYLVEEPGGDFVVADVELEDPRDDEVLVRIVATGLCHTDLTVPTMLPQEMLPTVVGHEGTGVVERVGAAVRGIEVGDHVVMSFRSCRECGPCRAGDVGYCEQSLLLNYMGMRADGSTTMKRDDQTVFGNFFGQSSLARHALAYADNCVVVDKSLDLTRLAPFACGFQTGAGTVLNVLDASPDRPIVVFGAGAVGLAAVAAARGAGVETVVAVDPVAARRALAEEYGAHAVDPGDEVAGPVEEQVKALTGGGAAYAIDTTAIPAVVLQAQRSLRPRGMLVALGLGAPEYTIDAIDLLQSGKIVRSSIEGEADPLVTIPELIALREAGRFDVDHLVTTYPFEKIADAVADSKAGAVVKPVLVWGE, from the coding sequence ATGAGGACGACCGCCTATCTCGTCGAGGAGCCGGGCGGCGACTTCGTCGTCGCCGATGTCGAACTCGAGGATCCCCGCGACGACGAGGTGCTGGTCCGGATCGTCGCGACCGGCCTGTGCCACACCGACCTGACCGTCCCGACGATGCTGCCGCAGGAGATGCTGCCGACGGTGGTGGGCCACGAGGGCACCGGCGTCGTGGAGCGGGTGGGTGCGGCGGTGCGCGGCATCGAGGTCGGCGACCACGTCGTGATGAGCTTCCGTTCCTGCCGTGAGTGCGGTCCCTGCCGGGCCGGCGACGTCGGCTACTGCGAGCAGTCGCTGCTGCTCAACTACATGGGCATGCGCGCCGACGGCTCGACCACGATGAAGCGCGACGACCAGACCGTCTTCGGCAACTTCTTCGGTCAGTCCAGTCTGGCCCGGCACGCCCTGGCGTACGCCGACAACTGCGTCGTCGTCGACAAGTCCCTCGACCTGACCCGGCTCGCCCCCTTCGCCTGCGGCTTCCAGACCGGTGCCGGCACCGTGCTCAACGTCCTCGACGCCAGTCCGGACCGGCCGATCGTCGTCTTCGGTGCCGGGGCCGTCGGCCTCGCCGCCGTCGCCGCCGCCCGCGGTGCGGGGGTCGAGACCGTCGTCGCGGTCGACCCGGTCGCGGCCCGCCGCGCCCTCGCCGAGGAGTACGGCGCCCACGCGGTCGACCCGGGCGACGAGGTGGCCGGCCCGGTCGAGGAGCAGGTCAAGGCACTGACCGGCGGGGGAGCGGCGTACGCGATCGACACGACGGCGATCCCTGCCGTCGTGCTCCAGGCCCAGCGCTCGCTGCGCCCGCGCGGCATGCTGGTCGCCCTCGGGCTGGGTGCACCGGAGTACACCATCGACGCCATCGACCTGCTGCAGTCGGGCAAGATCGTGCGTTCCTCGATCGAGGGGGAGGCCGACCCGCTGGTGACCATCCCCGAGCTGATCGCCCTGCGCGAGGCGGGCCGGTTCGACGTGGACCACCTCGTCACGACGTACCCCTTCGAGAAGATCGCGGACGCCGTGGCCGACTCCAAGGCCGGCGCGGTGGTCAAGCCGGTGCTGGTCTGGGGGGAATAA
- a CDS encoding Ig-like domain-containing protein, which translates to MPSPSTHLRPRALRAASVLVAVALVAAGCDGSGLVPGAGPADDETTAAAASEAVVTTNVADDATGVAVDKVVKVKAEQGTLSSVVLKSKDGRIDGELRADGTRWVSAGGLEPGVRYRVRAVAENADGKRVQSLSSFTTQALSLDQQTYPSLAPLQGETVGVGMPVVVTFDLPVTDQAVFEKHMTVTSTPAQPGTWHWLSSTEAHWRPEAYWQAGTKVSVDVAVNGVSAGGGIYGQEDRTVDFEVGAAHIYKVNAKTHQMNVFENGKLLRTIPVTTGKPGFTTRSGVKVVMEKYDQKRMNSETVGISRGSAEAYDIDNVKWAMRLTSSGEFIHAAPWSVGSQGRANVSHGCTGLSTDNAGWLYSMTRRGDVVEYVGTDRPMEPGNGWGDWNVPWGEYVAGSALG; encoded by the coding sequence GTGCCTTCCCCGTCGACACACCTCCGTCCGCGTGCCCTGCGCGCTGCCTCGGTCCTGGTTGCCGTGGCTCTCGTCGCGGCCGGTTGCGACGGGTCGGGCCTGGTCCCCGGTGCCGGTCCCGCCGACGATGAGACCACCGCGGCGGCCGCGTCCGAGGCCGTCGTGACGACCAATGTCGCGGACGACGCCACCGGTGTCGCGGTCGACAAGGTGGTCAAGGTCAAGGCCGAGCAGGGCACGCTCTCCTCGGTCGTGCTCAAGTCCAAGGACGGCCGGATCGACGGCGAGCTCCGTGCCGACGGGACCCGATGGGTCTCCGCCGGAGGCCTCGAGCCGGGCGTCCGTTACCGGGTGCGCGCGGTCGCCGAGAACGCCGACGGCAAGCGCGTCCAGAGTCTCTCGTCCTTCACCACCCAGGCGCTGAGCCTGGACCAGCAGACCTACCCGTCCCTCGCTCCGTTGCAGGGCGAGACCGTGGGGGTCGGCATGCCGGTCGTCGTCACCTTCGACCTCCCGGTCACCGACCAGGCGGTCTTCGAGAAGCACATGACGGTGACCTCGACCCCGGCCCAGCCGGGCACCTGGCACTGGCTCAGCAGCACCGAGGCGCACTGGCGTCCTGAGGCATACTGGCAGGCCGGCACCAAGGTCAGTGTCGACGTCGCCGTCAACGGGGTGAGCGCCGGCGGAGGCATCTACGGCCAGGAGGACCGCACGGTCGACTTCGAGGTCGGCGCCGCCCACATCTACAAGGTCAATGCGAAGACCCATCAGATGAATGTCTTCGAGAACGGCAAGCTGCTGCGCACCATCCCGGTCACGACCGGCAAGCCGGGCTTCACCACCCGCTCCGGCGTGAAGGTCGTCATGGAGAAGTACGACCAGAAGCGGATGAACTCCGAGACCGTCGGCATCTCCCGCGGCTCCGCCGAGGCCTACGACATCGACAACGTGAAGTGGGCGATGCGGCTGACCAGCTCCGGCGAGTTCATCCACGCCGCGCCCTGGTCCGTCGGCTCCCAGGGCCGCGCCAACGTCTCCCACGGCTGCACCGGCCTGAGCACCGACAACGCCGGCTGGCTCTACTCCATGACCCGGCGCGGCGACGTCGTCGAGTACGTCGGCACCGACCGCCCGATGGAGCCCGGCAACGGGTGGGGCGACTGGAACGTCCCCTGGGGCGAGTACGTCGCGGGGTCCGCGCTCGGCTGA
- a CDS encoding carbohydrate kinase family protein: MTFGGKFADSLVVDQLDKLSVSFLVNDLEIRRGGVAPNMCFGLARLGLRPVLVGAAGEDFADYRSWLERNGVDCDSVHISDTKHTARFVCTTDTTMAQFASFYPGAMSEASQIELLPIVQRVGAPVYVLIGADDPDAMKRHTEECRQRGYAFIADCSQQLAFAEGDLIRDLIDGAAILFSNEYESHVIEKKTGWSAEEVLARVGLQVTTLGKDGVRVTSSDGTSFEIPAAKDVAAVEPTGVGDAFRGGFLAALSWGTSLERAAQVGCVLAAYVVETVGTQEYDFTHQQFVARIRDSYGAEAGDEVGKHLGL, from the coding sequence ATGACCTTCGGCGGCAAGTTCGCCGACTCGCTGGTCGTCGACCAGCTCGACAAGCTGTCGGTCTCCTTCCTGGTCAACGACCTGGAGATCCGGCGCGGCGGCGTGGCTCCCAATATGTGCTTCGGCCTGGCCCGGCTCGGCCTGCGCCCGGTGCTCGTCGGCGCGGCCGGCGAGGACTTCGCCGACTACCGCTCCTGGCTCGAGCGCAACGGCGTCGACTGCGACTCCGTGCACATCTCCGACACCAAGCACACCGCCCGCTTCGTCTGCACCACCGACACGACCATGGCCCAGTTCGCCTCCTTCTACCCGGGCGCGATGAGCGAGGCCAGCCAGATCGAGCTGCTCCCGATCGTGCAGCGGGTCGGCGCGCCGGTGTACGTCCTCATCGGGGCCGACGACCCCGATGCCATGAAGCGGCACACCGAGGAGTGCCGCCAGCGCGGCTACGCCTTCATCGCCGACTGCTCCCAGCAGCTCGCGTTCGCCGAGGGCGACCTGATCCGCGACCTGATCGACGGCGCCGCGATCCTGTTCTCCAACGAGTACGAGTCGCACGTCATCGAGAAGAAGACCGGCTGGAGCGCCGAGGAGGTCCTGGCCCGCGTCGGCCTCCAGGTCACCACCCTCGGCAAGGACGGCGTCCGGGTGACCTCCAGCGATGGCACCTCCTTCGAGATCCCCGCCGCCAAGGACGTCGCGGCGGTCGAGCCCACCGGCGTCGGCGACGCCTTCCGCGGCGGCTTCCTCGCGGCGCTGTCGTGGGGCACCTCGCTCGAGCGGGCCGCCCAGGTCGGCTGTGTGCTCGCCGCGTACGTCGTCGAGACGGTCGGCACCCAGGAGTACGACTTCACCCACCAGCAGTTCGTGGCGCGGATCCGCGACTCCTACGGCGCCGAGGCCGGCGACGAGGTGGGCAAGCACCTCGGGCTCTGA
- the erpA gene encoding iron-sulfur cluster insertion protein ErpA: protein MSDSCCGGGHSHEAPGATTTVAAPVDFERREDQINLSPVAATKVKSLLEQEGRDDLSLRISVQPGGCSGLRYQLFFDERTLDGDVVTDFDGVGVVVDRMSVPYLNGAVIDFVDTIEKQGFTIDNPNATGSCACGDSFN, encoded by the coding sequence ATGAGCGACAGCTGCTGCGGAGGCGGCCACAGCCACGAGGCCCCCGGCGCGACCACGACCGTCGCGGCGCCGGTGGACTTCGAGCGCCGTGAGGACCAGATCAACCTGAGCCCGGTGGCGGCCACGAAGGTCAAGAGCCTGCTCGAGCAGGAGGGTCGCGACGACCTGTCCCTGCGGATCTCCGTGCAGCCCGGCGGCTGCTCGGGGCTGCGCTACCAGCTCTTCTTCGACGAGCGGACCCTCGACGGCGACGTCGTCACCGACTTCGACGGCGTGGGCGTCGTGGTCGACCGGATGAGCGTCCCCTACCTCAACGGCGCGGTCATCGACTTCGTCGACACCATCGAGAAGCAGGGCTTCACGATCGACAACCCGAACGCGACGGGCTCCTGCGCCTGCGGCGACTCCTTCAACTGA
- a CDS encoding aminotransferase class V-fold PLP-dependent enzyme, with translation MSSTPEVYLDSASSTPLHPAARDTLLAALDRGYGDPRRLHAAGRDARLLLDNARAVVAECLGARPDEVGFTASGTDAVHRGLLGLTAATGRDGIVYGAVEHSSVLHAAAWRPSPAHAVVPVDATGRVDVAALAAAAGGPGVGAVALQAANQEVGTLQPVDEVELPAGVPLLVDAAAAAGRVPLPRRWDALTASAHKWGGPAGVGVLVVRRGTRWTTPFPGDDGLDQLGGFPDVPATLAAAAALQAVLAEREEVAARQFALVDRIRAAAGALPDTEVVGDATDRLPHLVTFSCLYVGGDEIVSALARRGYGVASGSACTASTLEPSHVLAAMGALTHGNVRVSLGRDTTAEQVAGFCAALADEVHRIRAEAGL, from the coding sequence GTGAGCAGCACCCCCGAGGTCTACCTCGACTCGGCCTCGTCCACCCCGCTCCACCCGGCCGCGCGCGACACCCTGCTCGCCGCCCTCGATCGCGGGTACGGCGATCCGCGGCGCCTCCACGCGGCCGGGCGCGACGCCCGCCTGCTCCTCGACAACGCCCGTGCCGTGGTGGCCGAGTGCCTCGGCGCCCGGCCCGACGAGGTGGGCTTCACCGCCTCCGGGACCGACGCCGTCCACCGGGGTCTGCTCGGTCTCACCGCGGCGACCGGACGCGACGGGATCGTGTACGGCGCGGTCGAGCACTCCTCGGTGCTGCACGCGGCGGCCTGGCGCCCCTCCCCCGCGCACGCCGTCGTCCCGGTGGACGCGACCGGCCGGGTGGACGTGGCCGCGCTGGCGGCCGCCGCCGGAGGACCCGGCGTCGGCGCGGTCGCCCTGCAGGCCGCCAACCAGGAGGTCGGGACGCTGCAGCCGGTCGACGAGGTCGAGCTGCCGGCCGGCGTACCGCTTCTCGTGGACGCGGCGGCCGCGGCCGGGCGGGTGCCGCTCCCCCGGCGCTGGGACGCGCTGACCGCGTCCGCGCACAAATGGGGCGGGCCCGCGGGCGTCGGCGTGCTGGTCGTGCGGCGCGGCACCCGGTGGACCACCCCCTTCCCCGGCGACGACGGATTGGACCAGCTCGGCGGCTTCCCGGACGTCCCGGCGACCCTGGCTGCCGCGGCGGCACTGCAGGCCGTGCTGGCCGAGCGGGAGGAGGTCGCGGCGCGGCAGTTCGCGCTCGTCGACCGGATCCGCGCCGCGGCCGGCGCCCTACCCGACACCGAGGTGGTCGGCGACGCGACCGACCGGCTGCCCCACCTGGTGACCTTCTCCTGCCTCTACGTCGGCGGCGACGAGATCGTCTCCGCCCTCGCCCGCCGCGGCTACGGCGTCGCCAGCGGCTCGGCGTGCACCGCCTCCACCCTCGAGCCGAGCCACGTGCTGGCCGCGATGGGAGCGCTCACGCACGGCAACGTCCGGGTCTCGCTCGGCCGCGACACCACCGCCGAGCAGGTGGCGGGGTTCTGCGCCGCACTGGCCGACGAGGTCCACCGGATCCGCGCGGAGGCCGGGCTGTGA
- a CDS encoding cytochrome c oxidase subunit 4, whose translation MKVEAWIFGVTTVFLVLVSPAYWFITDASDAGPDWTGTSALVMTTLLCAMVTLYIGFHANRMDARPEDLKDGEIADGAGELGFFPPYSWWPLWCAGTLSLMVFAIAVLAWWLFIIGIVLGAIALTGWIFEYYRGEYAH comes from the coding sequence ATGAAGGTCGAAGCATGGATCTTCGGCGTGACCACGGTCTTCCTGGTCCTGGTCAGCCCCGCCTACTGGTTCATCACCGATGCCAGTGACGCAGGCCCCGACTGGACCGGCACCTCGGCGCTGGTGATGACCACCCTCCTGTGCGCGATGGTCACCCTCTACATCGGGTTCCACGCCAACCGGATGGACGCCCGCCCGGAGGACCTCAAGGACGGCGAGATCGCCGACGGCGCGGGCGAGCTGGGCTTCTTCCCGCCGTACTCCTGGTGGCCGCTGTGGTGCGCCGGCACCCTCAGCCTGATGGTCTTCGCGATCGCGGTGCTGGCCTGGTGGCTGTTCATCATCGGCATCGTGCTCGGCGCCATCGCGCTGACCGGATGGATCTTCGAGTACTATCGGGGCGAGTACGCCCACTGA
- a CDS encoding acyltransferase has protein sequence MRNRLIQYLLNEIVGKVPFVALRHHLYALAGVGFGERSVGMLMMHVEISAPHRLSVGANTVVGRRSRLDARGGIRIGSNVNIGSECALQTAKHDVDSPSFADSYGPIEIGDRAWLGERVLVLANVKIGEGAVVAAGGVVTNDIPPFTVAAGVPARVIRARRRDLTYELSYRADFI, from the coding sequence ATGAGGAACCGGCTGATCCAGTACCTGCTCAACGAGATCGTCGGGAAAGTCCCCTTCGTCGCCTTGCGCCATCATCTCTACGCCCTGGCCGGCGTCGGATTCGGGGAGCGCTCCGTCGGGATGCTCATGATGCACGTCGAGATCAGCGCTCCGCATCGGCTGAGCGTGGGAGCGAACACCGTCGTCGGCCGGCGATCGCGCCTCGACGCGCGAGGCGGCATCCGCATCGGAAGCAACGTCAACATCGGCAGTGAGTGCGCGTTGCAGACCGCGAAGCACGACGTCGACTCGCCCTCGTTCGCCGATTCCTACGGGCCGATCGAGATCGGCGACCGCGCCTGGCTGGGCGAGCGCGTCCTCGTCCTGGCCAATGTCAAGATCGGCGAAGGAGCTGTTGTCGCTGCCGGTGGGGTGGTCACCAACGACATTCCCCCGTTCACCGTCGCTGCCGGAGTCCCCGCTCGAGTGATCCGCGCTCGAAGGAGAGATCTCACCTACGAACTGAGCTACCGGGCCGACTTCATCTGA
- a CDS encoding sulfurtransferase TusA family protein produces MSTPAPELDCRDLPCPRPIIELARALPSVAVGDLLAVVARDPAARHDVPAWCRMRGQEYVGEEVADDGAPRYVVRRRG; encoded by the coding sequence GTGAGCACGCCGGCGCCCGAGCTCGACTGTCGCGACCTGCCCTGCCCGCGCCCGATCATCGAGCTGGCCAGGGCGCTGCCGTCGGTCGCGGTGGGCGACCTGCTCGCCGTGGTCGCCCGGGACCCGGCCGCGCGGCACGACGTACCGGCGTGGTGCCGGATGCGCGGGCAGGAGTACGTCGGCGAGGAGGTCGCCGACGACGGCGCGCCCCGCTACGTCGTACGGCGCCGCGGCTGA